The Dromaius novaehollandiae isolate bDroNov1 chromosome 4, bDroNov1.hap1, whole genome shotgun sequence genome contains the following window.
ATTTTAACAATGTTTTAAATCTCTTTCCTCACCAGAATGTCAAATTTTGAGCAATTTCATTCAGACTTTTACCAGTCCAGTTATACTATAGATAACCAAGAAGGTTACAACAGCTATGGGTGTAATGAAAATCTTTGTGGAAGCAGAAAGTAAGTatgctagatttaaaaaaaaaaaaagttgatgtgTTTCAAAACCCTAATCAAATGAATGGCAAAAAACAGTCTGTAATTGCCAAAAAAGGATTGAGTATTCAATGCAGGTGAAGTTTTAAGAGACAAGTACAAGCCATAGCAGTAGAAAGACAGTAGGAGCCTTAcaatctgatttatttttcacGTTTTTCTATTTGTGGCTTCTACCCATTACATATCCTGCCTGCTGGAAGCGGGTACAAAGGGAAGGAAGTTTGGGGAGTTTCACATTAAAGAGATTTCTACGTGTGGTTCTGCTGTATGAGGTTGGACTTGGCTGTAGCTTCCCCATTCTGCTGCCTCAATCCAGGCAGCAGCTAATCCCTTCTGCTGGCCTGGGCTTCGCAGAGGGAGAAGAGCTGCTGCAGACCAGACGTTTCTCCTCACCATCCATTTGGGTCCACTAACAAGAAAAACTTTACTCTGCAAAGCTacttaatcaccactgcccatgCTCACACACCCTACACATGCTTTCTGCCAGACTACATTCACTTTTTGCTGCCTCCCTCTcaccctctctctcctcctaATCTTATGGCCAGCTGTGTCTGCCATCACACATCAGCTGCGTGGGAATGCAGCTGAGGATGTTACTCGTTTTCTTTATTGTTCTCCATGGAGACTGTCCCATCCTCATGGAAAATCTCAGGAAATAAAGAATGGCTTGGGTTGAAGTGTTGAAATGGGGATCAGAGGATGTGAGATTGGCCTTAGCTCTGCCCGGTGATTCCTGGGCTGCTCCGTAgtgttgctttttcctctctgtgcatTGCTCAGGATGTGTGGCAGGAGGCTAATAATACTTGCTATTGCCCagctttcctctgttttcttcgTTTGGACTATCGGCTCTTTGTGTGTCACCGGCTGTTGTGTACATACTAGTTTTAGTCAAATGAGAGTTCAAACTTGGTTTAAGCCTGCAGGTCATGTGGAAATaaaattacatataaaaataattaggGAATTGTAGAAAATAGGTCAGGAAAGAGCTTCAAGAGATCACATAGTCTTTCCCAAGGCAATATCATTTATACTGAAACATTTCCTTATAAATGATTGGCCTCCATATTAGTTTTATAAGTACAGATGTTACATGTTATTTGCCTAATTTGAATGACGGAGCTTCACATTATTAACGTTGTTTTCTTTTTCCGCGTACTGCTAGAAATTCTTTACGCTCCTTGTCAGGTTCAAGAAGAAAGTTCATGTTTGTATAAATATGGCCCTTTCATTAACAGTATGACGAATACTGGCAATGTCTCTGGGCTGCCTGGTGCACGCCAGACGCGCCTGCATTTTGGATGTCCTCGCAGCTCCCGGGGTCGGCAGTCGGGAAGGGCCTTTCCCCTCACTCCCGGGGCCCTTCCCTCCCGCCTGGAGGGGACGAGCCCGGACGTGGGGCAGTGGGCTGAGACATGCCgtggggcccagcagcagccacgGGGTTGGGGGCTGTGGAGTTGCTCCATGCCATTACTCATTTCACCGTCGATCGCTTGCTGTTGTAGGAACCCGACAGGAGAGCGACCTCGAGCAGGTGCCTTTGTCACTTCAGAAATACTTCTGTCTTCCCAGAGTTACACGGGTCAGATTTTGCAGCCCACATACAGTCCCGACACTCTCTCGCACCTTAGTTACACCAACGGTTTTGATGAAGAGCCTCCTTTGCtagaaggtaaaaataaaatcGCAATGTTTGTGGCTCCCATGGGTGCCAATGCCTTCGTTTGCTAATTTGTGGCTGTCGCTAGAGAAACGACAGCAGAATTACCAAGTCAGGCTGCTAggtttgctgctgctctgcatcctGTGCAGGATTGCAGCCAGCACCCCCCGTCCCCAAGCCTACATATGCATATTTGAAATCTGCATGGAAAATAGCAGTATTAATTCATTCTTATGGCGTATATGGCATATGCTTTACTACCACTAGGTGACAGCATAACAATAAGCTTTGCCTGCATGTTTCTGagtattttttccactctttATTTATActgcataataaaatatattagaatACCTGTAATTAATAAACACTTAAAATAATCCTGCTTGCATATCTAGTAATAAATGTAGTAGTTTGAAGATGTTAAACGGCTTTGTTTCaatggagaaaaatgagaaaggtGCATACTTCAGTTATTTGATCATTTAACTACATGAACCatattattctttctttaatgCATGTGGACCATCCTAAAGGTAGTGTCTGATTTGTAAATGAGTATTCACTTCAGTTTACAAATATTGGTGCAATATAAAAAATTAAGCAACTTGATTGTGACTACTTCAGCATAATGCAATAAGTGAGTATTCAGCCTGCTTTTGTGTATTGGAGGGCAAGTGGATTTTTACTACTTAGAAGATACTAATACTACGTTAAAAATGGCAAGACCATGCTGCTTGGTATAGATCAACTGTTAGGTTTCTAGTTCTCAGTCCAAACGTTGAGCTCCACAGGCAGCTCACCCTGTGAAAAGGCTTTCAGAATAAAACTGCTTCTGGTCCACAGGGTGTCAGAGATGTTCATATCTGTGTACCAAAGACATGCATTTTAATACAGAACAACTTTATTTATATAATGTTTTGGCTCAGATTAAGATGGTAGATAAGCTGGAATAAGGTGAAGACCGGTCATTTCCTTTCCAACTGGATCTAACACCTTGTCAGTCTCAGTACTTCTGGCACCTGGTTCCAAACCTAACCTTTTTGCTTGCTGGTACATCACAGGGAAAACAATTACTCTTGCAAACTGAAGTCTTTCTACAAAAGTTGTAACAGAAACCTTTACCCCACTGAGTTTAATGGCAaaatttccattgactttaatggggaAGAATTTTGTCCTGTCTCCAGTGGTCCTCAGTAATgactttccaaaagcaaaaagctTATAAAGCACTGCAAAAGCTTATAAAGCACTGCAAAAACTATTATTAATTTGCCTAGAAGGGAAGAATGTCATTTTTAAGTGCTTCTGGCAGTTCAGCCTTAAGACACATCTTTTGTTAGATTTACCAGAATTAAAGCATGTATCTCTGTCTTCAGTGTTCCAGAGTGTCTTGAATTCTGCAGTTACTGTTAATTAGCATATTTTTCAACATCTAAGTTAACATGACATTAGAAATATATATGTCTTAAATATAGGAAAAACAAATATCAACTGAAAAAGGTTGAGAGCATTTTTTTAGTTCATTTCCTAACGTTgaatttaataaattaatattcCAATTTGGAATCAGAGCTGAGTCGCAAGTACACTGCAGGAGCAGGTACAACATATTCCTTCTCCAGAATATGTCCTCCTACAATATGATCCTCATTAAAGGAGGAGattggttgggttttttgggggtggagTTGTGGTATTTAATAAGTTTCTGTAAAAGTGTTGTTTTATTGTAAGCAATTAACAATGCTGGAATTTATTGTTGCAGAACTTGGGATCAACTTTGATCACATATGGCAAAAAACATTAACCGTTCTAAACCCAATGAAACCTGCAGATGGCAGCATTATGAACGAGACAGACCTCACTGGCCCTATGGTTTTCTGTTTGGCCCTTGGAGCAACGTTGCTGCTGGTAGGATATGGTATAAATCCTAAGAAATCACTTTTTTAACAAGTAAATGCCTAGGTGATAATGCATGTGAAGTTGCAGAACTGACATAAAATGGgtcatttgctgctgtttgtCCTGAAATTATACAGAAAGAAGTCTTCTTGCTTTAAACTGTATACATAAACTTTAAATGTAATGTAGGTATAATATAGAAGAAGTGTATTACTTTCAGTGGGAGTACAAGATCACACCATTTTTTGGAGTGGGAACAAAGGACAGATTTGTATGGTGTGTATACTAGGGAGGCTCTGAATCCCTGAAGCATGGCAGTTTGTACTCAGTAAGGACCTAACCATGAGTTTTAAAAGGAGGGAATAAAAAAGGCAGAGCAGGCCAGCCCACTGTTTCTAACAATTGTGCAAGTATTTTGAAATTCTCGTCTCTcagtgttattttggggagagcaGAGATAccaaaaaattctctttttgtAACTAAAGTGAAtccaaaaagaaaatggaaacagcctctttttttcccctcagattttCAATACCTTCCCATAAATTTTGCTAGGGCTTTCTTGCTGTATATTCTTTTTCTACTCCCTCTGCTACACAGAATATGGTAACCTGTACTTAACCTCTTTCCTCCTTATGATTATAGCTTTCCTACAGGAGGAAAGTTGAAGCAGAGATTGTACACTACTCCAAATTCATCTATT
Protein-coding sequences here:
- the YIPF7 gene encoding protein YIPF7, whose translation is MSNFEQFHSDFYQSSYTIDNQEGYNSYGCNENLCGSRKNPTGERPRAGAFVTSEILLSSQSYTGQILQPTYSPDTLSHLSYTNGFDEEPPLLEELGINFDHIWQKTLTVLNPMKPADGSIMNETDLTGPMVFCLALGATLLLAGKVHFGYVYGMSAIGCLAMHALLNLMSVTGVSHGCVASVLGYCLLPMVILSGSAVVISLQGILGTLLALFVVGWCSLSASKIFTSALAMEGQQLLIAYPCALLYGLFALLTVF